One genomic segment of Erysipelotrichaceae bacterium 66202529 includes these proteins:
- a CDS encoding D-2-hydroxyacid dehydrogenase has translation MKNYRILVVADTQEHHRKMLEQAAPNAQFIYRSAKAVQQEDVQKADIIIGNPRASLLENCEQLQWLQLQSAGTDDYRDCTLIKNNRILFSNGSGVYGLAISEFMLTTTLMMFKKMKAYMQNQRDHAWKKEGTISSVYGSTVLILGLGDIGSSYGKLIRLLGGYVIACQLTAAEPNESADEIHAMCDLNALLPRADLVAVCLPGNDDTRHLFHKNTFARMKKSACFLNIGRGFIVNTDDLLEALRNHTIAQAALDVIEGEPLPPEHPAWELDNLILTPHVAGGTYLPETNNRFFAFAAENLKAYLAGDKIRNQVDLVSGCRKESLK, from the coding sequence ATGAAAAATTATCGTATACTGGTTGTGGCGGATACGCAGGAGCATCATAGAAAAATGCTGGAACAGGCAGCGCCAAATGCACAATTCATATACCGCAGTGCAAAGGCGGTGCAGCAGGAGGATGTGCAGAAGGCGGATATCATAATCGGAAATCCCCGGGCATCGCTGCTGGAAAACTGTGAGCAATTACAGTGGCTGCAATTACAAAGTGCAGGCACAGATGATTATCGCGACTGTACCTTGATAAAAAATAACCGTATCCTGTTCAGTAACGGCAGCGGTGTATACGGTCTTGCCATCAGTGAATTTATGCTTACGACTACACTTATGATGTTTAAAAAAATGAAGGCCTATATGCAGAATCAAAGGGATCATGCATGGAAGAAGGAAGGGACGATTTCTTCTGTCTATGGCTCTACGGTTCTGATACTCGGCTTAGGTGATATCGGATCCAGCTATGGGAAACTGATTCGTTTGCTTGGCGGTTATGTGATTGCGTGTCAGCTGACTGCTGCAGAGCCGAATGAAAGTGCTGATGAAATTCACGCTATGTGTGATCTCAATGCATTGCTTCCCCGTGCCGACCTGGTTGCAGTCTGCCTGCCTGGGAATGATGATACACGGCATTTGTTCCATAAGAATACATTTGCACGAATGAAAAAAAGTGCCTGCTTTTTGAATATCGGACGCGGATTTATTGTAAATACAGATGATTTGCTGGAGGCCTTGCGTAATCATACAATCGCACAGGCGGCTCTGGATGTTATTGAGGGGGAACCGTTACCTCCTGAGCATCCCGCATGGGAGTTGGATAACCTTATTCTGACACCGCATGTGGCAGGCGGAACATATCTTCCGGAAACAAATAACCGGTTCTTTGCCTTTGCGGCAGAAAATCTGAAAGCATATCTGGCAGGAGATAAAATCCGTAACCAGGTGGATTTGGTAAGCGGCTGCCGCAAGGAAAGTCTGAAATAG
- a CDS encoding Cof-type HAD-IIB family hydrolase, which produces MPEIRMIGLDLDGTLLRRDQTVSEGNLQALRKCVEQGIQIYLISGRPYCFTKMIAQQIHERVKVISSNGGIYEIGTRCIEQWIEPYCLHQIIEVLKREEHAHAFFKGKYEFFTHEPYDERFLYDHMNNRLPADVQVKSFTDMSWEELSRNVHDIAKILVYDMNAQRLLKARGQIECIENTTVTNYQPISFDITAGGVNKGNAIKAVLQALHLKKEEFVAFGDAQNDLPMFQEAGLTVAMANASEEIQAACDIVTSDFMDDGVAKAIQRYILR; this is translated from the coding sequence ATGCCTGAAATTCGCATGATAGGTCTGGATCTGGATGGAACACTGCTGCGTAGGGATCAAACAGTCAGTGAAGGAAATTTACAGGCCTTACGGAAATGTGTAGAACAGGGCATACAGATATATCTGATCAGCGGCAGACCGTACTGCTTCACAAAAATGATAGCACAGCAGATTCATGAACGAGTAAAAGTGATATCTTCTAATGGCGGTATATATGAAATAGGGACGCGATGTATCGAACAATGGATAGAGCCGTATTGTCTGCATCAGATTATTGAAGTACTGAAAAGGGAGGAGCATGCACACGCCTTTTTCAAGGGGAAATATGAATTTTTTACACATGAGCCTTATGATGAACGCTTTCTGTATGACCATATGAATAATCGGCTGCCTGCTGATGTACAGGTGAAATCATTTACCGATATGAGCTGGGAGGAACTGAGCAGAAACGTCCATGATATCGCAAAAATACTGGTTTATGACATGAACGCACAGCGGCTCTTAAAAGCCAGAGGACAAATAGAATGTATAGAGAATACCACGGTAACAAATTATCAGCCAATCAGCTTTGATATAACTGCCGGAGGTGTTAACAAAGGGAATGCAATAAAAGCTGTATTGCAGGCTCTGCATCTGAAGAAAGAGGAGTTTGTGGCATTTGGTGATGCACAAAATGATCTTCCCATGTTTCAGGAAGCAGGACTTACAGTTGCTATGGCGAATGCAAGTGAGGAAATCCAGGCAGCCTGTGATATCGTGACCTCCGATTTTATGGATGACGGTGTGGCAAAGGCAATACAGCGCTATATATTAAGATGA
- a CDS encoding iron-containing alcohol dehydrogenase: MKRQKRQACNMEFLHYQPTRIHFGPGKIEKIGEIARAYGTCCLLVTPEPIEVLKPLFTHVRELLEAEGITVSVYDKVQPNPLSSAVEEAVKKGFDHHVDFVVGLGGGSAIDTAKMVAYNAGSRTIDWDEFFTVRTGFQDDCFTHEGALPILAIPTTSGTGSQCTQAAVITNEETHQKTTVFRQQFFPREAIIDPKLMATLPYGMSASTAFDAFCHLSESYMMKRLSCISEPMCITGMRMIVDILPKLKEDARLEYREQLAAADTIAGICLANGGGTIPHFLGEILTSWNTRINHGCSLAVVYPKFIEEYFEDAEYHERLSAILQVIAPKISCTTKEQARSVVEDFLKRVDLQFTISDFQTSQEQYESMLKTVRQQTRFQETERLLSILKACY; encoded by the coding sequence ATGAAGCGGCAGAAAAGGCAGGCTTGTAATATGGAATTCTTGCACTACCAGCCTACCAGGATTCATTTTGGTCCTGGTAAAATAGAAAAAATCGGAGAGATAGCGCGTGCCTACGGTACCTGCTGTCTGCTGGTAACACCGGAGCCGATTGAAGTGCTGAAGCCGTTGTTTACACATGTCCGTGAGTTATTAGAAGCTGAGGGGATAACCGTCAGTGTATATGATAAGGTACAGCCAAATCCGTTAAGCAGTGCGGTAGAGGAAGCAGTGAAAAAAGGCTTTGACCATCATGTGGACTTTGTTGTAGGTCTTGGCGGCGGCTCTGCGATAGATACAGCGAAAATGGTCGCCTATAATGCCGGAAGCAGAACGATAGACTGGGATGAATTTTTCACAGTGCGCACAGGCTTTCAGGATGATTGTTTCACGCATGAGGGAGCGCTGCCGATTCTGGCAATTCCAACAACCAGCGGAACAGGAAGCCAGTGTACACAGGCGGCAGTTATCACCAATGAGGAAACGCACCAGAAAACTACTGTGTTCCGACAGCAGTTTTTCCCAAGAGAAGCAATCATAGATCCTAAGCTGATGGCAACACTTCCTTATGGTATGAGTGCTAGCACTGCATTCGATGCATTTTGTCACCTGAGTGAATCGTATATGATGAAGCGACTTTCCTGCATCAGTGAACCGATGTGTATCACGGGAATGCGGATGATTGTTGATATATTACCGAAGCTGAAGGAGGATGCCAGATTGGAATACCGGGAACAGCTTGCTGCGGCAGATACCATCGCCGGAATCTGCCTTGCGAATGGAGGCGGAACGATTCCACACTTCTTAGGTGAGATTTTAACCAGCTGGAATACCCGTATCAATCATGGCTGCTCTCTGGCTGTTGTTTATCCAAAATTTATCGAGGAATATTTCGAGGATGCGGAATACCATGAACGATTAAGTGCAATTCTGCAGGTAATAGCACCGAAGATTTCCTGTACTACCAAGGAACAGGCACGTTCTGTCGTAGAGGACTTTTTGAAAAGGGTTGATCTACAATTTACCATATCTGACTTTCAGACAAGTCAGGAACAGTATGAGAGCATGCTGAAGACTGTACGCCAACAAACGCGGTTTCAGGAAACAGAGCGTCTGTTATCCATTTTAAAGGCCTGCTATTGA
- a CDS encoding MATE family efflux transporter: MIDKKVFVRLLLTIGLPIVLQQIISLSLNMIDTFMIGSIGVGELAAVGAANKVYFIFSIICFGIYSGSSIYVSQYWGIRDVKNIRKVIAIEMRIGFFLALFTVVLALAFAPQILQLFVREPDVVAIGASYLRITCFTYMMTAFSFLMSFNSRAIHNLKVPTLASVLAITINTVLNYGLIFGNLHLPRLGVEGAAIATLTARFVEMLLILGYVYFSNDHPLAVDLATIRKLDIPLMKRVVKTALPVAMSESAWSIGTTVCFIAYGLLGTSAVAVVQVASVINDLFQCVFFGLGNACAVMIGNELGRNHTKLAYAYGKAFIVINIGFCLAMTAALLLFKGAIIDIYNYDRVTSSMLNLTLIAYALYTTPKMMSYVHICGILRSGGDTKFCMFCDLIGIWCVAIPMSFLAAVVWKLPLHWVVALSFSDELVKAMVTLWRFRSKKWIHVLVHKDTQREAAFI, from the coding sequence ATGATAGATAAAAAGGTATTTGTGCGGCTTCTTCTCACCATAGGACTGCCAATCGTTTTACAGCAGATCATATCACTGAGTCTGAATATGATTGATACGTTCATGATCGGCAGTATCGGTGTAGGGGAGCTGGCAGCTGTTGGGGCAGCGAACAAGGTTTATTTCATTTTTTCAATTATCTGCTTTGGGATTTACAGCGGCTCCAGTATTTATGTATCTCAATACTGGGGAATCCGGGATGTGAAAAATATTCGTAAGGTCATTGCGATTGAAATGCGAATTGGTTTTTTTCTGGCATTATTTACTGTTGTGCTGGCACTTGCATTTGCGCCGCAGATTTTACAGTTATTTGTAAGGGAACCGGATGTTGTGGCTATTGGGGCATCGTATTTGCGTATCACCTGTTTCACCTATATGATGACGGCGTTTTCCTTTCTTATGAGCTTTAATTCCCGTGCCATTCATAACCTGAAGGTACCGACGCTCGCAAGCGTATTGGCTATCACCATCAATACGGTATTGAATTATGGATTGATATTTGGAAACCTTCATTTACCGCGATTGGGTGTGGAGGGTGCTGCTATAGCGACATTGACCGCCCGTTTCGTGGAAATGCTGTTGATCTTGGGGTATGTATACTTCAGCAACGATCATCCGCTGGCTGTTGATCTTGCCACCATCCGTAAGCTGGATATCCCGTTAATGAAGCGTGTTGTGAAAACCGCCCTTCCTGTAGCCATGAGTGAAAGTGCATGGAGCATCGGAACCACCGTATGCTTTATTGCTTATGGATTATTGGGAACGAGTGCAGTCGCAGTCGTACAGGTGGCGAGTGTTATCAATGATTTATTTCAATGTGTATTTTTTGGTCTTGGCAACGCCTGTGCTGTTATGATTGGCAATGAGCTGGGGAGAAATCATACAAAGCTTGCCTATGCCTATGGAAAAGCTTTTATCGTTATTAACATCGGCTTCTGTCTTGCTATGACCGCAGCACTGCTATTGTTTAAAGGTGCTATTATTGATATTTACAATTATGATCGTGTAACCAGTAGTATGTTGAATCTTACATTGATTGCCTATGCGCTGTATACGACACCGAAAATGATGTCCTATGTACATATATGCGGTATTCTAAGATCGGGAGGAGATACGAAATTTTGTATGTTTTGTGATTTGATCGGTATATGGTGTGTTGCTATTCCTATGTCCTTCCTCGCTGCTGTTGTATGGAAGCTGCCACTGCATTGGGTTGTCGCATTGTCATTCAGCGATGAGCTTGTGAAAGCAATGGTTACCCTGTGGCGGTTCCGTTCGAAAAAATGGATTCATGTACTTGTTCATAAGGATACGCAGAGGGAAGCAGCCTTTATATAA
- a CDS encoding pentose-5-phosphate 3-epimerase produces MKHIKIAAGMAGTFDYGDVRGNMKEALDAGCDYCHSDAADMYDLQNLQLMGGHQIIKAVRSITDKEIECHLYAKDCDKIFIEKIAAAGATMLILPAEHFIGAPLAYIINWCHEFGLKIGLTIGCYTPLCFLDESIYDIDRLHIVIHGAGKPPKGETTWAWRRSALELVKNARKKIDACNPDCELAVDGGIRVGNLDPIVACNPDVLIFSTALYTDPDGIQAAVKKCRAAIDEAAEKAGL; encoded by the coding sequence ATGAAACATATTAAGATTGCGGCTGGAATGGCCGGTACGTTTGATTATGGAGATGTCCGGGGCAATATGAAGGAAGCACTGGATGCCGGCTGTGATTACTGTCACAGTGATGCTGCGGATATGTACGATTTACAAAATCTGCAGCTGATGGGAGGACACCAGATTATTAAGGCAGTCCGCTCGATAACGGATAAAGAAATCGAGTGTCATCTATATGCCAAGGATTGTGATAAAATCTTTATTGAAAAGATCGCTGCTGCAGGTGCTACTATGCTCATACTGCCGGCAGAACACTTTATCGGGGCACCGCTTGCCTACATTATTAACTGGTGTCATGAATTTGGACTGAAAATCGGCTTGACGATTGGCTGTTATACACCGCTGTGCTTCCTGGATGAATCCATTTATGATATCGATCGTCTGCATATTGTTATTCACGGTGCAGGAAAGCCGCCAAAAGGAGAAACTACCTGGGCGTGGAGAAGAAGTGCATTGGAGCTGGTGAAAAATGCCAGAAAGAAAATAGATGCATGCAATCCGGACTGTGAGTTAGCCGTAGACGGTGGTATCCGGGTGGGCAATCTGGATCCAATCGTTGCCTGTAATCCGGATGTCTTAATTTTTTCCACCGCCTTGTATACCGATCCGGATGGAATTCAAGCTGCGGTGAAAAAATGCCGTGCCGCGATAGATGAAGCGGCAGAAAAGGCAGGCTTGTAA
- a CDS encoding transaldolase gives MRLMIDTASLQEIEEAMTWGIDAVTANATMYRKEAITLYEFLTHVEALPHSFLSAEVIGSYEEMYKQALSLHEQYPDVVIKINYSAEGLRLAAALSRKQITTAMTLIFTVSQAVLAVQSVCRYIFCFVGRNDENGQDGLQVLNRICHATVNSDVYVVGASIKNLHQLEAAAVMGVSYAALSFHLLKKTMENTLTISGSRMFEDDWNQLKNL, from the coding sequence ATGCGGCTGATGATAGATACCGCCAGTCTTCAGGAAATCGAGGAGGCGATGACTTGGGGAATTGATGCAGTTACGGCAAATGCAACCATGTATCGTAAGGAAGCAATTACACTTTATGAATTCCTTACACATGTCGAAGCCCTTCCGCACAGCTTTCTCAGTGCTGAGGTGATAGGAAGCTATGAGGAAATGTATAAACAGGCACTTTCTCTGCATGAGCAGTATCCGGATGTCGTGATAAAAATAAATTACAGTGCAGAAGGGTTACGACTCGCGGCTGCATTGAGCAGGAAACAGATCACAACCGCTATGACGCTGATCTTCACGGTGTCACAGGCGGTTCTTGCCGTACAGAGCGTCTGCCGGTATATTTTCTGTTTTGTTGGCAGAAATGATGAAAACGGGCAGGATGGATTACAGGTTTTAAACCGTATTTGTCATGCGACTGTTAATAGTGATGTTTATGTTGTCGGGGCAAGCATTAAAAACCTGCATCAGCTGGAGGCGGCGGCAGTCATGGGCGTAAGCTATGCAGCCCTGTCCTTCCATCTTCTGAAAAAAACAATGGAAAACACCTTGACAATATCCGGAAGCAGGATGTTTGAGGATGACTGGAATCAATTAAAAAACCTGTAG
- a CDS encoding iron-containing alcohol dehydrogenase, whose product MFHYYQPTKIHFGAGQLSELGHVCKSYGKTCFLVTTPDAPLQPLYERVKKLLDAEGIRVIHFDRVEPNPSVEIVEQGFAMLKEQPADFVLAVGGGSSIDTAKAIAFANGKDSIDWDYLFNEYNSPFAYYASYSKEHLPLLSVPTTSGTGSQVTQAAVITRGKEKITFFHPDNFSQETILDPELMLTLPKRMSAATGFDAFTHAFESYINANASHYSAMDSMEAMRLVIENLPSVLQEPQNLKYRTNMCLADTLAGRALANSGASAPHPLSEIIGGIVHLPHGEALAVVFPAFIQHMAEKNRERFADVAKLFGSEDLYSAMTNFLETIGLHKKLKDFGVSEDEFHEILASPILDHLPFGSREELEAILKDSYA is encoded by the coding sequence ATGTTTCACTATTATCAGCCAACAAAGATTCATTTTGGTGCCGGACAACTGAGCGAGCTGGGGCACGTATGTAAAAGCTATGGAAAAACCTGTTTTCTAGTTACAACACCGGATGCACCCCTACAGCCGTTATATGAGCGTGTAAAAAAGCTTCTGGATGCAGAAGGAATCCGTGTTATTCATTTTGACAGGGTAGAACCGAATCCAAGTGTGGAAATTGTAGAACAGGGCTTTGCCATGCTGAAGGAACAGCCTGCTGATTTTGTACTGGCAGTTGGGGGAGGAAGCTCCATCGATACTGCGAAAGCCATCGCCTTTGCGAATGGAAAGGACAGCATAGACTGGGATTACCTGTTTAACGAATACAATTCACCGTTTGCATACTATGCATCCTACAGTAAGGAACATCTGCCTCTTTTGAGTGTACCGACCACATCAGGGACAGGATCACAGGTAACTCAGGCAGCCGTTATCACCAGAGGAAAAGAAAAAATCACCTTTTTCCACCCGGATAATTTCTCTCAGGAAACGATTCTTGATCCTGAGCTTATGCTGACACTGCCAAAGCGGATGAGTGCGGCAACCGGATTTGATGCTTTCACACATGCATTTGAAAGCTACATCAACGCCAATGCTTCACATTACAGTGCAATGGATTCTATGGAGGCTATGCGTCTTGTCATAGAAAATCTGCCAAGCGTATTACAGGAGCCGCAGAATCTAAAATATCGTACCAATATGTGTCTTGCTGATACACTGGCAGGACGTGCTCTGGCAAATTCCGGGGCAAGCGCACCGCATCCGCTTTCTGAAATCATTGGTGGAATCGTCCATTTGCCGCATGGAGAAGCACTTGCTGTTGTATTCCCTGCCTTCATTCAGCACATGGCTGAAAAGAACAGGGAACGCTTTGCGGATGTTGCCAAGCTGTTTGGAAGTGAAGATTTATATTCTGCAATGACAAACTTTCTGGAAACGATTGGACTTCATAAAAAGCTGAAGGACTTCGGCGTAAGCGAAGATGAATTTCATGAAATCCTGGCATCTCCTATACTGGATCATCTTCCGTTTGGAAGCAGAGAAGAGCTGGAGGCCATACTGAAAGATTCCTATGCCTGA
- a CDS encoding transaldolase — protein sequence MLYLIDSGNEQEIREALTLGVRGVTANTSMYRKNHIGIHDFVSTYAKENLDFLSAEVIGTYEEMLQQAETLLAIHNKLVIKINFSKDGLRLADALHKRGVKTAMTLLFTMGQAVAAINAHVDYLFFFIGRNEEYGSDAMRILNDIQEMIEAKSYSVKTVAASIKNLAQLEKLAAMKIDYAAIPYALYMKSLQHPLTDSGAQTFADDFYQNACNH from the coding sequence ATGCTGTATCTGATTGATAGTGGGAATGAACAGGAAATCCGCGAGGCCCTGACACTGGGAGTAAGAGGTGTAACCGCCAATACCAGTATGTATCGTAAGAATCATATCGGGATACATGATTTTGTTTCAACATATGCAAAGGAGAATCTAGATTTTCTAAGTGCTGAAGTTATCGGCACCTATGAGGAAATGCTGCAGCAGGCAGAGACGCTGCTTGCAATACACAACAAGCTGGTTATTAAAATCAATTTTTCAAAGGATGGATTGCGGTTGGCAGACGCCTTACATAAGCGCGGAGTGAAAACCGCAATGACTCTGCTATTTACTATGGGACAGGCTGTGGCAGCAATCAATGCCCATGTGGATTATCTGTTTTTCTTTATTGGGAGAAATGAGGAATACGGAAGTGATGCTATGCGTATTCTGAACGATATTCAGGAAATGATAGAGGCTAAAAGCTATTCGGTTAAAACTGTAGCAGCTTCCATTAAGAATCTGGCACAGCTGGAGAAGCTGGCGGCAATGAAGATCGATTACGCTGCCATTCCTTATGCGTTGTATATGAAATCCCTACAGCATCCGCTGACAGATAGCGGTGCACAAACCTTTGCGGATGATTTTTATCAGAATGCATGTAATCATTAG